CTCCCGTCAGGAGCTCTTGGGGCGGATCAAGCATTTGAATGAAACGGAGGGGCTTACCGTCATCTTCGTCAGTCACAACATGGAGGAGGTGGCGGAGCTGGCCGATCGCGTCTATGTCATGGGACAGGGGAAAGTCGTCTGCGAGGGGACGCCCCGTGCGATTTTCAGCAATCAGGAACTGCTCCGCACCCATCAAATCGGAACGCCCGAGAGCGTCGATATCCTGTATCGGCTGCAAGCGGCCGGCTATCCGGTCAATCCGGGCGCCTATCTGGCCGAAGAAGCGGCAGAGGAAATCATCACGATCATCGGGCGATGAGAGGAGGGATCTACAGGTGTCACAAGAATTTGAATTGACGCGAAATATAACGATTGGCCAGTATCTGCCCACGGGATCGGTTATCCATCGTCTGGACCCGCGGTTTAAATTGGCCTCATTTGTCATCATGATCATCGCGATTGCGATCTGCGGCACCTATATCGGCAATCTGTTCGCTTTGCTCGTCTGCCTGCTGATGTTTGCACTGGCGCGCATCCCGCTTCACTACGGAATCTCCGGCGTGAAGCCGGCCGTGCCGTTCATTATCATATTGGCGCTGATGCAGCTGCTGTTTTACGGAGAAATCGCGCAAGGTGGCACGATTTTCTTTCAATACGGCTTCGTCACCATCTCCAGCGAAGTGATCAGGCTGGTGGTCGTCTCCGCCATGCGGTTTGTCGAAGTGATTTTCCTCTCCAGCGTGCTGACGCTGAGCACTTCGACGACGGAGCTGACGCATGGGATGGAGCGCCTCCTGGGACCGCTTGAGAAAGTAAAATTTCCCGTCCACGCTTTTGCCTTGATCATCACCATTTCGATACGCTTCGTGCCGACCTTTGCCATGGAAATGGAAAAAATGATGAAAGCGCAAGCCTCGCGGGGGGCCGAGTTTGGCACCGGCCAGTGGTGGCGGATTATCAAGCGGACGAAGGACATGTTTCCGATCATCGTCCCGCTGTTTAACGTCGCGCTGTCCCGGGCGGAAGACCTGATCCTGGCGATGGAAGCGCGCTGCTATACGCCGGGCGCTGTCCGCACGCGCTATGCCCACTACAAGGCCGCTCCCAAGGATTTCGCCGCGATTGGCGCAAGCGTGCTGCTCTCCGCCGTGATATTGGCAATACCGTGGTAGTTTGCGCAGGGAATTCTCCCTATCACCGGGGATTCCAATAAAAGGTACAAAGGAGGAAGAAGCATGGAAAAAGGCTTGACCGTACGCAGGATTGTCATCGCGGGTGTGCTCGGAGCCATCGCCATTCTGCTGGGAGTGACGCGGCTCGGTTTTATTCCCGTCCCCACAGCGGCAGGCAATGCAACGATCATGCATATCCCGGCCGTCATCGGCGGGATTATGGAGGGGTGGGGCGTCGGGTTAATCATTGGTCTTATTTTTGGTGTCTCTTCCTTTTTGAATGCGACCGTCCCCCTCTTTAAAGATCCGCTGGTAGCCATCCTGCCGCGCCTGTTCATCGGGGTCACGGCCTATTTCACCTACGTCGGCTTGAAGCGGTTTAACGAGTATGCGGCGATCGGTGTGGCAGGATTTGTCGGCTCGATGACCAACACCATCCTGGTTCTCTTCATGGCGGTCGTGCGCGGCTACATGCCTGCAGGGGTGGCGGCATCAGTCGCCGTCATGAGCGGCTTGCCGGAAGCGATCGTGTCCGTCATCGTGACGCTCGCGGTCGTGGTCGCCTGGAAGAAGCTCGGCTCCTCGGGAAAACAAAAGTCAAAAATTTCTGGAGGTTTGTAGCATGTCAGGCACCATTACGGACGTGCCCGGGATTCGCGTAGGGCATGCAGAAGACACGAATGCTTGGACCGGGTGTACAGTGGTGATCGCGGAGGATGCGGCCGTATGCGGCGTGGATGTCCGGGGCTCGGCCCCGGGCACCCGCGAAACGGATTTGCTGGACCCGGTCAATCTGGTAAGCCACGTGCACGCGATCTGCCTGTCGGGAGGCAGCGCCTACGGTCTGGATGCAGCCAGCGGCGTCATGGCTTACCTGGAGGAACAGGGCATCGGGCTTGATGTCGGCTTTGGCG
This sequence is a window from Brevibacillus composti. Protein-coding genes within it:
- a CDS encoding energy-coupling factor transporter transmembrane component T family protein, whose protein sequence is MSQEFELTRNITIGQYLPTGSVIHRLDPRFKLASFVIMIIAIAICGTYIGNLFALLVCLLMFALARIPLHYGISGVKPAVPFIIILALMQLLFYGEIAQGGTIFFQYGFVTISSEVIRLVVVSAMRFVEVIFLSSVLTLSTSTTELTHGMERLLGPLEKVKFPVHAFALIITISIRFVPTFAMEMEKMMKAQASRGAEFGTGQWWRIIKRTKDMFPIIVPLFNVALSRAEDLILAMEARCYTPGAVRTRYAHYKAAPKDFAAIGASVLLSAVILAIPW
- a CDS encoding ECF transporter S component; translation: MEKGLTVRRIVIAGVLGAIAILLGVTRLGFIPVPTAAGNATIMHIPAVIGGIMEGWGVGLIIGLIFGVSSFLNATVPLFKDPLVAILPRLFIGVTAYFTYVGLKRFNEYAAIGVAGFVGSMTNTILVLFMAVVRGYMPAGVAASVAVMSGLPEAIVSVIVTLAVVVAWKKLGSSGKQKSKISGGL